From Hymenobacter sediminicola:
TGCGCGGCAGCCCTCACCACGCTACTCCAGAAACAGCGAGACGCCGTCGGGCTCGTTACGTTCTCCAGCCAGGTAGAACTGCAGACGCCGGTGCGTTCAACCAGCACCCACCGCCACACGTTGCTGCTGGCGTTGCAGCAACTTCTGGAGCGTCCTGCCAGCACAACCCATACGTCTACCGACGTGTCAGGCGTCATTCATACCATAGCGCAACAGATTCCAAAACGCTCGTTGGTGGTGCTGTTTTCGGATATGCTGGGCCGCGCTCCAGAAGAGCAAACGGGCACGCTGGCTGCTTTGCAGCACTTGCGCCACCAGCACCACGAAGTGCTGCTGTTCCACATCATGGACCGCAGCACCGAGTCTAATTTTGACTTTCAGGACCGGCCTTATCTGTTCGAGGATATTGAAACGGGCGAAACTGTGAAGCTGCAGCCGTCGCAGGTGCGGGAGCAATACCGCGCTGCCATGCAGGCGTATGAGCACGAACTGGCGCTACGCTGCGGGCAGTATAAAATCGACTTCGTACCAGTTGATATCCGGGAGCCGTTTGATAAGGTCCTGTATGCGTATATGGTGAAGCGCGGGAAGGTGCGCTAACTTTGCAGTTCTATGGATGAATTTGCGTTAGGAGTTGGCCTGTTTCTGGTGGCGTCGTTTTCGGCTTTGGTAACGGCTTATATTGCTCACATGTACGGCCGGCCACTGGTGCGCTGGCTGCTGATTGGCTTCTGCTTGCCCTTGCTGGGTATTTTTGTGGCAATGGCCTTGGCAGTGCGCGACGCCGGCAAAGAGGAGGCGGCAGAAAAGCGGGAAAAAGGCGAATAATGCGCCTTATTTCTCTGGCGCCGGGGTATTGTCCAACGACTGCCAGAGGTACTTGCAGGCCAGACTGCGGTAGGGCCGCCAGGGTTCCGCAATTTCCGTCATGCGCTTCAGCAAGGCCCGGCCGGTTTCCTCTAGGCCATAGTGCCGGCGCATGGCGTTCTGCACGCCCAAGTCACCTTCCGCGAATACGTCGGGCTGGTCCAGGGCAAACATCTGCAGCATCTGGGCGGTCCAGCGGCCTACACCTTTTATCTGCGTGAGGTGGCTGGTAAAGTCGTCCGCTGACAGTTGGCTCAGGTGGGCGTGGTCGAGTTGGTCGCGCAGAGCAAAGCCAGCAATGGCCCGCAGGTAGCCGGCCTTTTGCCGCGAAATACCCGCTGTGCGCAGGTCCTCATCGGTCAGCTCGACCAAAGCCAGCGGCTCGGGGTAGCCGTCGGGCGGAAACAGGGCCTGCACTTTGCGCCAGATGGCCGCCGCCGCTTTCGTAGAAATCTGCTGGCTCACGATGGCGCGCAGCAATGCCAGATATAAGTCTTCGTGCGCCGAGGGCTGAATGGGCCGGCCCCGCGCGATAATGCCCGCCAGCACCGGATCGGCCTGCGAAAGGTGGGCTAGTGCCTTATCTGAAGAAGCACCAGTGGAAGTAGGCGGAAAGGCCGGCGTGTGTGGTACAGAAGCCATAGAAAAGGGAAGTCAGGTAGAAGAAGCCTACTCGGCAGCGGCAATATCAATACGGTGCGTGGGAATAATGACTTCCTCCAGCAGCTCGCCCGTGGCAGACAGCCGCACCCCAGTCAGCGCAAACCCGAAGCAGGCGCCGGTATCAATATTGAGCACATTTGTGGCCGGATCAAACGTTGGGTCGCCGTCGGTGGGCGTGTGCCCGATAACCTGTCGGCGGCCCATGTTCAGCAGCGGGCCGCGCCGCCAGAGCAGCCCATCGGGATGGTCTTCGTCGAGCTGGTGAGGCGTATCAGCGAAGCCGGCGTGGCTGATAAGCAGGTGCTCGTTGTGCCAGTATAGAGGCCGGCGCGACAGCCACGCGAGGTGTGGCTCCAACAGCGCCTGACATGCCTTGTACTGTGCTACAGTACTGCGGCCGCCCCAGCTTAGCCATCCCTGATAAGGGCCAGCCGGGCCAAAATGCCGCAGCATAGCGGCCTCGTGGTTGCCTTTCAGAAACGTAGTCTGGCCTGGGTAGCGTACTTCTAGGCTTATGGCTAGAGCTACGCATTCCGGGCTGTAGCGGCCCCGGTCTATCAAGTCGCCGACCTGTATCAGCCGTTCCGTTTCTGGGCGCCAGTGCTGCAGCAACTCTTCTAATGTGTTGAGACATCCATGCACGTCGCCTATCACAAATACATTCTGTTCGGCCATCACGGAGTAAGGTTAATGCCCGGAATCAGCAGGGGTGGAGGGCTCAGTGCTCAGGCCCAGCCGCTTCACCAGCGGGCCCAATGTAAGGCCCTGCACCACAATGCTGAATATTACGACGACGTACGTAACGCCCACAATCAATTCGCGCGGCATGGTTTCGGGCAGGGAAAGAGCCAGTGCTACCGAAATGCCGCCGCGCAACCCACCCCAGGTCAGAATCCGCAGCGTGGGCCGGTCGAAGTAGTACCAACGGCGCAGCAGCCCCAGCGGCACCGCCACCGACAGCAGCCGGCCCAGCAGCACTACCCCAATCGTGACGCCGCCAACGAACAGGGTAGTGCGGCTGATGTGCAGCACCAGCAGCTCCAGCCCGATAAGCACGAACAGCACGGCATTCAGAATTTCATCCAGCACCTCCCAGAATTTGTCCAGGTAGTCGCGCGACTCATCGGAACTGGCCTGACGGCCTTTGCTGCCCACAATCAGGCCGGCCACCACAATAACCAGCGGCGCCGATGTGTGCAGCGTGGTGGCCAGCGCGGTACCGCCCATCACCAGGGCCAGCGTAATCAGCACTTCTACCTGGTAGTTGTCGATGGTGCGCAGGGCGCGGTAGGTGGCGTAGCCCAGCACTGCGCCCAGAACCAGACCTCCTACTACTTCCCGCAAAAAAAGCTGCCCGATAACGCTGAGCGTAGCGGCTTCGCGACCGGCTTCTGCTATCTGAAACAAACTCACAAAAAGCACCACCGCAATACCATCATTGAAAAGCGACTCGCCCACAATTTTGATTTCCAGGGTTTTGTCGATGCGGGCTTCTTTCAGAATGCCCATTACGGCAATAGGGTCGGTGGGGGAGATGAGCGCGCCGAACAGCAGGCAGTACACGTAATCGAGCGGTACCCCGAACACAGGCAGCAGAAAGTAGAGCGTAGTGCCGATGAGCACGGTGGACAGAATGGTGCCTGCTGAGGCCAGCGCCGCCACCGGCAGCTGCTGGCTACCTAGCGCCCGCACATCTACGTGAATGGCCCCTGCAAACAGCAGAAAACTCAACATCACCTGCATTACCACGGCATGAAAGTCGAGGTTGCGGACCATTCGGCTAACCATTAGCACCCATGGAACCTCCAACTCGCCCAGCGCAACGGCCCCCAACGAAAAAATGAGGGCCAGCACCATGATGCCAATAGTGGCAGGTAAGCGTAGAAAGCGGTGATTGAGGTAGCCGAACAGAGCCGCTACCACCAGCAGTAGCGCGAAAGTATTGTAGAGTTCCAACAGAAGCAGGGTTACGTAAAGGCAACCGGGCGCCTCAGGACGCCAAGTGCCGCAATACGCTTTCTACGCGCTGCAGCATCGTGTCGTCTATGTCCAGATGGGTTACAAACCGAATCATCTGCGGCCCAAACGACGAAGCCCGTATGCCTTCCTGCTCCAGATACGCCAGAAACTTCTCGGCCGGCATGTCGGGGCGCAGCCGGAAAATCACGAGGTTGGTTTCTACAGGCAGCACTTCGGCTACATAGGGCTGAGCCTGCAGGCTAGTGCCCAGTTGCCGGGCGCGGCGGTGGTCGTCGCGGAGGCGCTCTACATTGTGTTCCAGCGCGTAGAGGCCGGCCGCTGCTAGGTAGCCTGCCTGCCGCATGCCGCCGCCCATCACCTTCCGAATACGCTTTGTTTTCTGGATAAATGCCTGGCTGCCTAACAGCACCGAGCCCACCGGCGCCCCCAGCCCCTTGCTCAGACACACCGAAATAGTATCGAAGAGGCGGCCGTACTCAGTAGCCTGCTGGCCAGTAGCTACCAGCGCGTTAAAGATGCGTGCCCCATCGAGGTGCAGCGGAATCCGGTGGCGCTGGGACACTTCGGCAATGGCCTCCAGTTCGGTCAGTTCATAGCAGCTGCCGCCACCGCGGTTGTGCGTGTTTTCCAGCGAAATGAGGCTAGTGGTGGGGTAGTGGACGTTGACGGGCCGGATGGCAGCCTCCACCTGCGCGGCCGTCAGGCGCCCTCGCTCACCGGGCAGTAGCGCCACCGACGCCCCCGAATGAAACGCAATGCCGCCTACTTCCCAGAGGTAAATGTGCGAAGTCTGCTCACAGATTACTTCGGAAAGCGGCTCGGTGTGGGCCTTGATGGCAATCTGGTTGGTCATGGTGCCGGAAGGGCAGAACAGGCCGGCTTCCAGCCCGAAACGGGCAGCAGTTTCCTCTTCCAGCGCGCGCACGGTCGGATCTTCTTCGTACACATCGTCGCCGACGCGGGCCTGGAACATGGCGTCCAGCATAGCCGGCGTAGGGCGCGTAACGGTGTCGGAGCGCAGGTCAATTATAGAATCAGTCATGAGTTTAGAGTAGGGAAAAAAGGGAAAGGTTTCCCGGTGTCAAATTTAGTCGTTACTTTTGCCCCTCAATTACCGAAAGACCTTAACCGACCCGGAAAAAATGAGCGTTACCCGTCTGAAGCGGAAGCACCGCAAGAACATTGCCCGCGCTAACAACAAGCAGCGCGTGATTAAGCAACTCCTCCTGACTCCCGTTCTGAAGAACGTGGACATCGAAGAACTGAAAACCCGCTTCAACAAGAGCGAAGCTACGACGGCCGCCTAAGTAAGCGCCGTCTGGCAGCCTGCCCCCGGTGTCGGTGGGTTTTGGTCAGAAATTTCAAAAGCGTTTTTCCCACCCGGGAAAGACGCTTTTTTTGTGTCTGAACACCAATGACTCGCTTCACTTTGGTCCTAGTTCTACCACTTGCAGTTGCTGCACCTTGCCCTCCGTTACTTCAAACCGCAGCAGGGTGCGCACTTTATGAAAGCCGTGGCGGCCCGCGGCTCCAGGGTTCAGGTGTAGCAACTGGAGGCGTGGATCGGGCATGACCTTGAGAATGTGAGAATGGCCACTGATGAACAAACCCGGGCGGTGCTCCTGCACCAGTAGGCGCGCGGCTGGGCTGTAGTGGCCCGGATAACCCCCGATATGCGTCATAAGCACAGACAGGCCTTCTAGCTCGAAGTGCTGCACCAAGGGTTGCGTCAGGCTTACGTCGCGGCCATCAATGTTGCCGTACACGCCGCGTAGGGGCGCCACCGTTTCCAGTTCTTCTATCACGGCGCTGGTACCAAAGTCGCCGGCGTGCCAGATTTCGTCGCAGCCACGCAGGTGGTGCAGGATTCGTTCATCGAGGTAGCTGTGGGTATCGGAAAGCAGACCGATTTTTTTCATAGGGCGAAGGTAGGGTAGATATAGAGTCGAAAAATGGAAGTTTCGAAACGAAAAATTCGCCTATCGGGTGCTGCAAAGCATGTTGCACGGTATCAGCTATGATGCCTGGGCACGCAATTGCGCCCAAGGGTTAGGGAGTTGCATCCCTGTTAGTACCCGGGTTCGTCTACTTCCGGCTCTATTCATCCGAGCTCACGACAACACAACCGTGTGCATCTCGTATCTTGCCCGTCCTGTGGCGGGTTTTCGATTGCCAAGTTTCCTGTTGTGCTTTGCAACGCCCCGGCCTTGATTCCTCATTGTTGCCTCTCCTGATTGCCCCGCGATGAACGTCTTCATCAACGATATTCCGCTGATCATCAAAAAGAACAGCGAGAAAATATACAAGCACAAGTACGACCTGATTCTAAATCCGGAAGATGAGTTCATCTCGAAGGATCTGGTAGGGGATGTGCTCGTGCGCGACGTCACGGACGTATTCGTGGACCGGCTGCTACGCCTGATGGAAGTAAAAAAGCTGAAAAAGCTGAAGTCGCTGACCATGCTGGCTCGCAAGAAAAAGCGGCTCATTCTGCACCTGAAAGACCAGTTCCGCATCGTGAAAGCCGCTGGCGGCCTCGTGGTGAAGGATGGCAAGGTGCTGATGATTTACCGCCTCGGTAAGTGGGATTTGCCCAAAGGCAAGCTCAAGAAGGAGGAAGATCCGGCCCTTGGCGCCCTGCGCGAAGTAGAGGAGGAATGCAACATCAAGATTGAGCTGGGCGATGAACTGCCGAGCACGTGGCACTCCTACGCGTACAACGGCAACAAAATCCTGAAGAAGACCAACTGGTACATCATGCGCTGCCTTGACGACTCGCTGATGAAGCCGCAGGCCGAAGAATATATTGAGGAAGTGCGCTGGATGACGCCGCAGGAGGCACTGGCCGTACTTGAAGAATCGTACGCCAGCATTGCACTCGTGATGCGCCACTACCTGAGCGAAGTAATGGGCTCTACGCCAGCCAGCGAGCCTTCTGCCAAATAATTCCCTAGCTTCTTTTCCTTTCCATGCGTCTTTCGTCCCTTTCTTTTTCCGCTCTGCTGGTGCTGGGCGGAATGGCTGCCTGCACAGGCACCCAAACTGCTTCCGAAGCTGATAAGCCCGTGACGGGCCGCGCCGAAGCAGTAGCGCCCAACAGCCTCAATCTGCCGTTGCTCGTTGGCCGCAACATCGACCAAGTGCGTCGTAACCTCGGTACGCCCCGCGAAACCAAGGACCAGAAAATAGGCCTGGAGCCTACCGCCGAGCAAATGAAGGCCACCAAAGGCGAAGACTGGGTCAATACGTTTGATAAGAACGGCACTACCATTGTGGCTACCTACAATGCCCGCACCCGCAAGGTGAACAACCTGGTAGTGCTGGGCAGCGACGAGGACGACCTACTGCGCCGCGCCAACCTGAGCCTCACCGACGCCAGCTACACCGTGCAGCCCATTGCCGACCCCAAAAACCCTGGCAATACGGTCGGCCTACGCATCACGAAGAACAACTAGCTCCACAGCTGTTATATAAACACAGAAAGGCCCGCTTTGCTATAGCAGAGCGGGCCTTTCTGTGAACAATTCGTAGCACATTAGCCAGCGAAAGGCGGGAGCTGAAACGGAACAAAGTCATCAACATTGCCGCCAAACCGGTGAATTTCACGGATGATGGTGCTACTGATGGCTGCTAGCACTGGTGAGGTGATAAGAAACACGGTTTCTAAATCTGGGTTGACGTGTCGATTGGCTTGCGCGATGGTGTTTTCGTACTCGAAATCGGTGGTGTTGCGTAGGCCACGCAGCAGAAATCGGGCGCCTACTTCGCGGGCATAGTCGGCGGTCAGGCCTTTGTAGGACTGTACGGACACCCGTGGCTCGTCTCGAAACACCTCCTGTATCATTTCCTGCATCTGCTCTACAGGCAAATAACGACTCTTGCTACTATTGTTGCCAATGGCAATGATGACTTCATCGAACAGAACCGTGCCGCGCCGTACCACATCGAGGTGACCATTGGTGAACGGGTCGAAGGAGCCAGGAAAAATAGCTGTTCTCATAAGGCGGGGCTAAAAAAGAACTATCAGGCTCGAAGCAGAACCAAGAACGAGTGGGGCTATTCGCACAGATGCAAACTATAGAGCTCGAAGAAACGATACTCGAACAGCTCGTTCAGGCGGTAGCTGTAGCCGAGGTCGAACGGACGGTTGCCGAATTTGATGTGGCGGATGTACTTGCGCAGAATAGTGAACAGCTCCGAATCGTGCATCAGGTCTCCCCATACTATAATGGGG
This genomic window contains:
- a CDS encoding DUF58 domain-containing protein yields the protein MAQPLDLAAVRSFENLEFLARQLVEGFITGLHQSPYHGFSVEFSEHRLYNPGESTRHLDWKVFARTDKLFVKRYEEETNLRCHLLLDVSPSMYYPEPGHDKLRFAVLCAAALTTLLQKQRDAVGLVTFSSQVELQTPVRSTSTHRHTLLLALQQLLERPASTTHTSTDVSGVIHTIAQQIPKRSLVVLFSDMLGRAPEEQTGTLAALQHLRHQHHEVLLFHIMDRSTESNFDFQDRPYLFEDIETGETVKLQPSQVREQYRAAMQAYEHELALRCGQYKIDFVPVDIREPFDKVLYAYMVKRGKVR
- a CDS encoding DNA-3-methyladenine glycosylase family protein yields the protein MASVPHTPAFPPTSTGASSDKALAHLSQADPVLAGIIARGRPIQPSAHEDLYLALLRAIVSQQISTKAAAAIWRKVQALFPPDGYPEPLALVELTDEDLRTAGISRQKAGYLRAIAGFALRDQLDHAHLSQLSADDFTSHLTQIKGVGRWTAQMLQMFALDQPDVFAEGDLGVQNAMRRHYGLEETGRALLKRMTEIAEPWRPYRSLACKYLWQSLDNTPAPEK
- a CDS encoding metallophosphoesterase family protein: MAEQNVFVIGDVHGCLNTLEELLQHWRPETERLIQVGDLIDRGRYSPECVALAISLEVRYPGQTTFLKGNHEAAMLRHFGPAGPYQGWLSWGGRSTVAQYKACQALLEPHLAWLSRRPLYWHNEHLLISHAGFADTPHQLDEDHPDGLLWRRGPLLNMGRRQVIGHTPTDGDPTFDPATNVLNIDTGACFGFALTGVRLSATGELLEEVIIPTHRIDIAAAE
- a CDS encoding cation:proton antiporter, translated to MELYNTFALLLVVAALFGYLNHRFLRLPATIGIMVLALIFSLGAVALGELEVPWVLMVSRMVRNLDFHAVVMQVMLSFLLFAGAIHVDVRALGSQQLPVAALASAGTILSTVLIGTTLYFLLPVFGVPLDYVYCLLFGALISPTDPIAVMGILKEARIDKTLEIKIVGESLFNDGIAVVLFVSLFQIAEAGREAATLSVIGQLFLREVVGGLVLGAVLGYATYRALRTIDNYQVEVLITLALVMGGTALATTLHTSAPLVIVVAGLIVGSKGRQASSDESRDYLDKFWEVLDEILNAVLFVLIGLELLVLHISRTTLFVGGVTIGVVLLGRLLSVAVPLGLLRRWYYFDRPTLRILTWGGLRGGISVALALSLPETMPRELIVGVTYVVVIFSIVVQGLTLGPLVKRLGLSTEPSTPADSGH
- a CDS encoding threonine aldolase family protein; the encoded protein is MTDSIIDLRSDTVTRPTPAMLDAMFQARVGDDVYEEDPTVRALEEETAARFGLEAGLFCPSGTMTNQIAIKAHTEPLSEVICEQTSHIYLWEVGGIAFHSGASVALLPGERGRLTAAQVEAAIRPVNVHYPTTSLISLENTHNRGGGSCYELTELEAIAEVSQRHRIPLHLDGARIFNALVATGQQATEYGRLFDTISVCLSKGLGAPVGSVLLGSQAFIQKTKRIRKVMGGGMRQAGYLAAAGLYALEHNVERLRDDHRRARQLGTSLQAQPYVAEVLPVETNLVIFRLRPDMPAEKFLAYLEQEGIRASSFGPQMIRFVTHLDIDDTMLQRVESVLRHLAS
- a CDS encoding metallophosphoesterase family protein: MKKIGLLSDTHSYLDERILHHLRGCDEIWHAGDFGTSAVIEELETVAPLRGVYGNIDGRDVSLTQPLVQHFELEGLSVLMTHIGGYPGHYSPAARLLVQEHRPGLFISGHSHILKVMPDPRLQLLHLNPGAAGRHGFHKVRTLLRFEVTEGKVQQLQVVELGPK
- a CDS encoding NUDIX hydrolase, with product MNVFINDIPLIIKKNSEKIYKHKYDLILNPEDEFISKDLVGDVLVRDVTDVFVDRLLRLMEVKKLKKLKSLTMLARKKKRLILHLKDQFRIVKAAGGLVVKDGKVLMIYRLGKWDLPKGKLKKEEDPALGALREVEEECNIKIELGDELPSTWHSYAYNGNKILKKTNWYIMRCLDDSLMKPQAEEYIEEVRWMTPQEALAVLEESYASIALVMRHYLSEVMGSTPASEPSAK
- the coaD gene encoding pantetheine-phosphate adenylyltransferase: MRTAIFPGSFDPFTNGHLDVVRRGTVLFDEVIIAIGNNSSKSRYLPVEQMQEMIQEVFRDEPRVSVQSYKGLTADYAREVGARFLLRGLRNTTDFEYENTIAQANRHVNPDLETVFLITSPVLAAISSTIIREIHRFGGNVDDFVPFQLPPFAG